The Corynebacterium pseudopelargi genome contains a region encoding:
- a CDS encoding PTS fructose transporter subunit IIABC has translation MQQHVITPELVRLDQTMGNSPEEVIEHLASLLQEAGRADNATQLAQDAKKREAKSPTGVPGGVAIPHCRSEAISTPTLGFARLATPVDFGGPDGPADLVFLIAAPAGGGKEHLKLLSKLARALVRKEFLAQLRAADNPAAIVELIQEVLGTSESKPKAQGNAPAQAASATNDAPQGQTLTLLAITACPTGIAHTYMAADALSQAAEQMDNVELHVETQGSSSVTPFAPNVIEAADAVIFATDVGVKDRERFANLPVIESGVKRAINEPEVMLNEAVAAASNPKARRVQATANSGGSKEGADQGLSTAKKVQQAVMTGVSYMVPFVAAGGLLLALGFLIGGYDIANGWKVLATDYSLGNLPSHEVMVDGELMRFDRAGLALYLGAVLFATGQMAMGFIVAALSGYIAYALAGRPGIAPGFVGGAVSVMIGAGFIGGLVTGLLAGVVAMWLAQRKVPRVVASLMPVVIIPLLTSLIVGLAMFLLLGRPLAGVMTGLQDWLASMSGSSAVLLGIILGLMMCFDLGGPVNKAAYLFATAGLSTGDDASMKIMAAVMAAGMVPPIALSLATLMRKHLFTPAEQENGKSAWLLGLSFVSEGAIPFAAADPFRVIPSMMVGGAVTGAITMATGTTSRAPHGGIFVLFAIHPLWGFLLALVAGTITSAVLVVAAKQFWPNKALEASARAAATSA, from the coding sequence ATGCAACAGCACGTAATCACCCCTGAGCTGGTTCGCCTCGACCAGACCATGGGCAACTCCCCCGAAGAGGTCATTGAACACCTAGCCTCCCTCCTCCAAGAAGCAGGGCGGGCAGACAACGCCACGCAACTGGCACAGGATGCTAAGAAACGAGAAGCCAAATCTCCCACCGGCGTGCCCGGTGGCGTGGCAATCCCCCACTGCCGATCAGAAGCCATTAGCACCCCGACGCTCGGTTTTGCCCGCCTGGCAACACCGGTAGATTTTGGCGGACCGGATGGCCCTGCAGATCTCGTCTTCCTCATCGCAGCACCGGCAGGAGGTGGAAAAGAACACCTCAAGCTCCTATCCAAGCTGGCACGGGCGCTGGTGCGCAAAGAATTCCTGGCGCAACTTCGCGCAGCCGATAATCCGGCAGCCATCGTCGAATTGATCCAGGAAGTCCTTGGCACGTCTGAAAGCAAACCAAAGGCACAAGGCAACGCGCCTGCCCAGGCGGCTAGTGCGACCAACGATGCGCCCCAAGGCCAGACGCTAACACTGCTGGCCATTACCGCTTGCCCCACCGGCATTGCGCACACCTATATGGCAGCAGATGCTTTAAGCCAGGCAGCAGAACAGATGGACAACGTAGAACTCCATGTGGAAACCCAAGGTTCTTCATCTGTCACCCCCTTTGCCCCCAATGTGATCGAAGCGGCCGATGCCGTTATTTTCGCCACCGATGTTGGGGTGAAAGATCGTGAGCGCTTTGCCAACCTGCCGGTGATTGAATCGGGCGTCAAACGCGCCATCAATGAACCTGAAGTAATGCTCAACGAGGCAGTCGCTGCAGCCTCCAACCCGAAAGCACGCCGCGTGCAGGCAACAGCCAACAGCGGCGGCAGCAAAGAAGGCGCAGATCAAGGCTTAAGCACCGCCAAGAAGGTACAACAAGCCGTGATGACTGGCGTGTCCTACATGGTGCCCTTTGTTGCAGCAGGCGGGCTCTTGCTGGCCCTGGGCTTTCTCATTGGCGGCTACGACATCGCCAACGGCTGGAAAGTGTTGGCCACCGATTACTCCCTAGGCAACCTGCCAAGCCACGAGGTGATGGTCGATGGCGAGCTCATGCGCTTTGATCGCGCCGGGCTTGCGTTATACCTGGGCGCGGTGCTGTTTGCCACCGGGCAGATGGCCATGGGCTTTATCGTGGCAGCTCTTTCTGGCTATATCGCCTATGCCCTAGCCGGTAGGCCAGGTATTGCGCCTGGTTTTGTTGGCGGTGCGGTGTCGGTGATGATCGGTGCTGGCTTTATCGGCGGCCTGGTCACAGGCCTGCTCGCCGGTGTGGTGGCCATGTGGCTAGCGCAGCGCAAGGTCCCGCGCGTGGTGGCCTCGCTGATGCCGGTGGTGATTATCCCGCTGCTGACCTCGCTGATCGTGGGTCTTGCCATGTTCTTGCTTCTAGGGCGCCCCTTGGCCGGGGTGATGACTGGACTGCAAGACTGGTTAGCCTCGATGTCCGGATCCTCCGCAGTGTTGCTTGGCATCATCCTTGGGTTGATGATGTGCTTCGACCTTGGCGGGCCGGTAAACAAGGCTGCATATCTTTTTGCCACCGCCGGGCTTTCTACCGGTGACGATGCCAGCATGAAGATCATGGCCGCTGTCATGGCCGCAGGCATGGTGCCTCCGATCGCGTTGTCGCTTGCCACCTTGATGCGCAAGCATCTATTTACCCCGGCAGAACAAGAAAACGGTAAATCTGCCTGGCTGCTGGGATTGTCCTTTGTATCCGAAGGCGCTATCCCCTTTGCCGCGGCTGATCCTTTCCGCGTGATCCCCTCGATGATGGTCGGTGGCGCAGTCACCGGTGCCATCACCATGGCCACGGGCACGACCTCCCGAGCACCCCACGGTGGCATCTTCGTGCTCTTTGCCATCCATCCGCTCTGGGGCTTCTTGCTGGCCTTGGTGGCCGGAACGATCACCTCGGCGGTGCTGGTGGTAGCAGCCAAGCAGTTTTGGCCCAATAAGGCGCTCGAGGCTTCCGCTCGCGCCGCGGCTACATCGGCCTAA
- the pfkB gene encoding 1-phosphofructokinase translates to MILTLTPNPSIDTTLSLGGAFRRGVVHRVDGTHNAAGGKGINVALAVHRADAPALALFPAAADDPFTHLLKETGIPFAFVPLHGAVRVNTAVTEPDGTTTKLNGKGPRLEAEDLDNIEQALLRAATDAEWVVLAGSLPPGAPEDWYTVLVEKLQATYPGIKIAVDTSDGPLASVGKNLERAAPTMLKPNAFELGQLTQRDGEALEAAAEEGDVSGVIEAAQQLIERGLEQVLVTLGAAGAVLVTKEHTWVATPPPVTVVSTVGAGDCTLAGYLLALNAGEDTAKALRIAVAYGSAATALPGTSIPTPDQLDVAHTSATMLQGESPTQKGRS, encoded by the coding sequence ATGATTTTGACGCTTACCCCCAACCCCAGCATCGACACCACCTTGTCGCTTGGAGGAGCTTTTCGACGCGGCGTAGTCCACCGGGTAGATGGCACCCACAATGCCGCAGGTGGCAAGGGCATCAACGTCGCCCTCGCAGTACACCGCGCCGACGCACCAGCGCTTGCGCTTTTTCCGGCTGCCGCCGATGATCCCTTCACGCACCTATTAAAGGAGACAGGGATTCCCTTCGCCTTCGTGCCCTTGCATGGCGCTGTACGGGTGAATACCGCCGTGACAGAACCAGACGGCACCACCACCAAACTCAATGGCAAAGGCCCACGCCTTGAAGCAGAAGACTTAGACAACATCGAGCAAGCACTACTTAGGGCCGCAACAGACGCGGAGTGGGTTGTGCTGGCCGGTTCTTTGCCTCCGGGAGCGCCTGAAGATTGGTACACGGTGCTCGTCGAAAAGCTCCAAGCCACATACCCTGGTATCAAAATCGCCGTCGACACCTCCGATGGGCCTTTAGCAAGCGTGGGCAAAAACCTGGAAAGGGCGGCCCCGACGATGCTCAAGCCCAATGCCTTCGAGCTAGGCCAGCTCACCCAACGCGATGGTGAAGCACTTGAAGCCGCAGCCGAAGAAGGCGACGTCAGCGGTGTAATCGAAGCAGCCCAGCAGCTCATTGAGCGCGGTCTGGAGCAAGTGCTGGTCACCCTCGGCGCGGCAGGGGCTGTATTGGTAACCAAAGAACACACCTGGGTTGCCACCCCTCCCCCAGTCACCGTCGTATCTACCGTTGGCGCAGGCGATTGCACGCTCGCCGGATACTTACTCGCGCTCAATGCCGGTGAAGACACCGCCAAAGCACTGCGCATTGCCGTGGCCTATGGCTCGGCTGCTACCGCACTACCTGGAACTTCCATCCCAACGCCCGATCAGCTCGACGTGGCACACACCAGCGCCACCATGCTGCAGGGCGAATCCCCCACCCAAAAAGGACGTAGCTGA
- a CDS encoding DeoR/GlpR family DNA-binding transcription regulator has protein sequence MATVEEVAQRQRAIAEQTAQLGHTSVAQLAAAFSVTTETIRRDLKTLEHQGALRRVHGGAVALEQQAASNAQRLHAGMQSEATHLRHRQAIGLQAMQFVPKPQAEIFIDAGATTEAFATVLARHYLGQRWHVVTNSPVVAKIMCAANIPDVSVLGGTLRGHGKALTGKAAISALQRLRADVAFLGTNAVESERGFATSSEPIAEVKREMLLRARHSVILSESFKAHCKSEVPFASFEEVGTVISERPLPASPLRCLRDANTQVVIP, from the coding sequence ATGGCCACAGTCGAAGAAGTTGCCCAGCGCCAGCGGGCAATCGCCGAGCAAACGGCGCAACTTGGCCACACCAGCGTGGCTCAACTCGCCGCTGCATTCTCAGTGACCACAGAAACGATCCGGCGCGATCTCAAAACCTTGGAGCACCAAGGAGCACTCCGCAGGGTGCATGGTGGCGCGGTTGCCTTAGAGCAGCAAGCCGCCAGCAATGCCCAACGCCTCCATGCAGGCATGCAAAGCGAAGCCACCCACCTGCGACACCGCCAAGCCATTGGCCTGCAGGCAATGCAATTTGTGCCCAAGCCCCAGGCGGAGATTTTTATCGACGCCGGTGCCACCACCGAGGCCTTTGCCACGGTGCTCGCCCGGCATTACCTTGGCCAACGCTGGCACGTGGTAACCAACTCCCCGGTGGTGGCCAAGATCATGTGCGCTGCCAATATTCCTGATGTCTCGGTCCTTGGCGGCACGCTTCGTGGCCATGGCAAGGCATTAACTGGCAAGGCCGCGATCAGCGCTTTGCAAAGGCTGCGAGCCGATGTTGCGTTTCTTGGCACGAATGCGGTTGAAAGCGAGCGCGGTTTTGCCACAAGCTCCGAGCCCATTGCCGAGGTCAAGCGCGAGATGCTACTACGCGCACGCCATTCGGTGATTCTGAGCGAGTCTTTTAAAGCCCATTGCAAAAGCGAAGTTCCTTTCGCTTCCTTTGAAGAAGTAGGCACCGTGATTAGCGAACGTCCCTTGCCTGCATCCCCACTGCGTTGCCTTCGCGACGCCAATACCCAGGTTGTGATCCCATGA
- the ptsP gene encoding phosphoenolpyruvate--protein phosphotransferase: protein MENVSNDTVIKGTAVVSGVRYAKAVWISPRPELPQAGAVIEESQREAELERFNEAADAVSERLRERSTKAEGAASEVLKATAGMVNDRGWRKAVHKGIKGGHPADYAVVAATTKFVTMFEAAGGVMAERTTDLRDIRDRVIAELRGEQEPGLPEVDEQVVLFADDLSPADTAALNTDYFVGLVTELGGPTSHTAIIARQLNVPCIVAVGEKVHKIEAGEPVMVDGALGTVTLGADPETARAAEQESKMLAERIAQWRGPAQTKDGHKVQLLANVQDGKAARIAATQSQAEGIGLFRTELCFLTATEEPSVAEQAEVYKKVLEQFPESKVVVRSLDAGSDKPVPFASMADEMNPALGVRGLRVARANEALLTRQLDAVAKAVEELDRADNAPTWVMAPMVATAREAKWFAGLCAERGLTAGAMIEVPAASLMADKLMPHLDFVSIGTNDLTQYTMAADRMSPQLAYLTDPWQPAVLRLIDHTCKEGRKYDTAVGVCGEAAADPLLACVLTGLGVNSLSCASTAIAGVGAQLAAVDLETCQRAAAAALDAEGATEARAAVRDIIQPA, encoded by the coding sequence TTGGAAAATGTGAGCAATGACACGGTAATCAAGGGTACGGCCGTCGTATCCGGCGTTCGTTACGCCAAAGCCGTATGGATCAGCCCCCGCCCCGAACTTCCCCAGGCCGGTGCGGTAATCGAAGAATCGCAGCGCGAAGCAGAACTCGAGCGCTTCAATGAAGCTGCAGATGCAGTATCCGAGCGCCTGCGCGAACGCTCCACCAAAGCAGAAGGTGCCGCATCTGAGGTGCTCAAGGCCACCGCAGGCATGGTCAACGACCGTGGCTGGCGCAAGGCCGTACACAAGGGCATCAAGGGCGGACACCCCGCCGACTACGCTGTTGTGGCAGCAACCACGAAGTTCGTCACCATGTTTGAAGCCGCCGGCGGCGTGATGGCAGAACGCACCACGGACCTTCGCGATATCCGCGACCGCGTGATTGCAGAGCTGCGAGGCGAACAAGAACCCGGCCTGCCCGAGGTTGATGAGCAAGTCGTGCTTTTTGCCGACGATCTCTCCCCGGCAGATACCGCTGCGCTAAATACTGACTACTTCGTAGGCTTGGTAACAGAACTCGGCGGACCTACCAGCCACACCGCCATCATCGCCCGCCAGCTCAACGTGCCCTGCATCGTTGCTGTAGGCGAGAAGGTGCACAAGATCGAAGCCGGCGAGCCGGTCATGGTCGATGGTGCACTTGGCACCGTCACCCTTGGCGCAGACCCAGAAACCGCACGCGCTGCAGAACAAGAATCCAAGATGCTTGCAGAGCGCATTGCCCAGTGGCGCGGACCTGCACAAACCAAAGATGGCCACAAAGTGCAGTTGCTGGCCAATGTGCAAGACGGCAAAGCAGCTCGCATCGCTGCAACCCAAAGCCAGGCTGAGGGCATCGGCCTGTTCCGCACCGAGCTATGCTTCCTCACCGCCACCGAAGAGCCCAGCGTTGCTGAGCAGGCCGAGGTATATAAGAAGGTGCTCGAGCAATTCCCAGAATCCAAGGTGGTTGTTCGCTCACTCGACGCCGGCTCTGATAAGCCAGTGCCCTTTGCCTCGATGGCAGATGAGATGAACCCAGCCCTTGGCGTTCGCGGCTTGCGTGTGGCTCGTGCCAATGAGGCCTTGCTTACCCGTCAGCTCGATGCCGTGGCCAAGGCAGTTGAAGAACTCGACCGCGCAGACAACGCCCCGACGTGGGTGATGGCTCCCATGGTGGCTACCGCACGCGAAGCCAAGTGGTTTGCTGGCCTGTGCGCCGAGCGTGGCCTTACCGCCGGCGCTATGATCGAGGTTCCGGCAGCATCGTTGATGGCCGATAAGCTCATGCCGCACCTGGACTTCGTCTCCATCGGCACCAATGACCTCACGCAGTACACCATGGCCGCCGACCGTATGTCGCCGCAGCTTGCATACCTGACCGACCCCTGGCAGCCAGCAGTGCTGCGCCTGATCGATCACACCTGCAAAGAAGGCCGCAAATACGACACCGCAGTAGGTGTTTGTGGCGAGGCCGCCGCAGATCCGCTGCTTGCATGCGTGCTCACCGGTCTTGGCGTGAACTCGCTGTCTTGCGCTTCCACCGCCATTGCCGGTGTTGGTGCTCAGCTTGCAGCCGTAGACCTCGAAACCTGCCAGCGCGCCGCTGCTGCAGCGCTCGATGCAGAAGGTGCAACGGAGGCTCGCGCAGCCGTGCGTGACATCATTCAGCCCGCCTAA
- a CDS encoding DeoR/GlpR family DNA-binding transcription regulator codes for MYSEERRRQIASLTAVEGRVNVTELASRFEVTAETIRRDLAVLDREGVVHRVHGGAVANQTFQTTEFSLDTRARSASGAKNSIAHAALRYLPDMQGGMFLDAGTTTAALAELICVQPAAKHWSIVTNSLSIALTLANSGLDEIQLLGGSVRAITQAVVGDTALRALALMRADVAFIGTNALTLDHGLSTADSQEAAIKSAMITNAHKVVVLCDSTKMGTDYLVSFGSIDDIDVIITDANAPESFIKALRERDVEVVIANG; via the coding sequence ATGTACTCGGAGGAACGTCGCCGCCAAATCGCATCCCTTACTGCGGTCGAAGGGCGAGTGAACGTCACCGAATTGGCATCCCGTTTCGAGGTGACAGCGGAGACGATCCGCCGTGATCTCGCGGTACTCGACCGCGAGGGCGTGGTGCACCGCGTGCACGGCGGTGCTGTGGCAAACCAAACCTTCCAAACCACCGAATTTAGCCTCGATACCCGTGCACGCTCGGCCTCTGGAGCCAAAAACAGCATCGCCCATGCGGCACTTCGCTATCTGCCCGATATGCAAGGTGGCATGTTCCTTGATGCCGGCACCACTACCGCCGCACTCGCCGAGCTGATTTGTGTGCAGCCTGCCGCGAAGCATTGGTCGATTGTGACCAATAGCTTGTCCATTGCGCTTACCCTTGCCAACTCTGGCTTGGATGAGATCCAATTGCTCGGCGGCAGCGTCCGCGCTATTACCCAGGCCGTGGTTGGCGATACCGCCTTGCGGGCCTTGGCGTTGATGCGCGCAGATGTGGCCTTTATCGGCACCAACGCACTGACCTTGGATCATGGCCTTTCTACTGCGGATTCCCAGGAAGCTGCGATTAAGTCTGCCATGATCACCAACGCCCACAAGGTGGTGGTGTTGTGCGACTCCACGAAGATGGGCACCGACTATTTGGTGAGCTTCGGATCGATCGATGATATTGATGTGATCATCACCGATGCGAATGCTCCTGAATCCTTTATCAAGGCACTGCGTGAGCGCGACGTCGAGGTCGTCATTGCAAACGGCTAA
- the lexA gene encoding transcriptional repressor LexA, producing the protein MTPTPKQNKAELSKRQQKILHVIEAAIIDRGFPPTIREIGERCGLKSTSSVAYQLSCLEEKGFLRRDANKPRAVEVRNPTSGKRTTSPMMQQQQELSSDHPVDVSATSMVPLLGQIAAGSPITAEENLAGYYSLPEELVGQGELFMLSVNGDSMKDAGIFHGDLVVVRSQKEANLGDYVAAMIDGSATVKEWHRDASGTYSLMPCNEDYDPIPADDAELMGKVVTVLRRV; encoded by the coding sequence ATGACCCCCACCCCAAAGCAAAACAAGGCAGAGCTCAGCAAACGCCAGCAAAAAATTCTTCACGTGATCGAGGCGGCCATTATTGACCGCGGCTTTCCGCCCACCATCCGCGAGATCGGCGAGCGCTGCGGCCTGAAATCCACGTCATCGGTGGCCTATCAATTAAGTTGCCTAGAAGAAAAGGGCTTTCTAAGGCGCGATGCCAACAAGCCGCGCGCTGTAGAGGTTCGCAACCCAACCAGCGGTAAACGAACCACGAGCCCCATGATGCAGCAACAGCAGGAGCTTTCTTCCGACCATCCGGTGGATGTCTCTGCTACTTCAATGGTGCCCTTGCTCGGCCAGATTGCCGCGGGCTCCCCCATTACCGCCGAGGAAAATCTTGCCGGCTATTACTCGCTGCCTGAGGAACTCGTTGGCCAAGGCGAGCTGTTTATGTTGAGCGTCAATGGTGATTCGATGAAAGACGCCGGTATTTTCCACGGCGATTTGGTGGTGGTGCGCTCTCAGAAGGAAGCGAACCTTGGCGATTATGTGGCGGCAATGATCGATGGCTCTGCCACAGTAAAGGAATGGCACCGCGATGCAAGCGGGACCTACTCCCTTATGCCCTGCAATGAAGACTATGATCCGATCCCAGCTGATGATGCAGAACTGATGGGCAAAGTGGTAACAGTATTGCGCCGCGTGTAG
- the nrdR gene encoding transcriptional regulator NrdR, translated as MHCPFCRNPNSRVVDSRVVDAGSAIRRRRECSECAGRFTTVEKAQLLVVKRSGVTEPFSREKVVTGVRRACQGRDVSDDDLKELAMDVEEAVRKVASSQIEAHKIGEAILEPLRKLDEVAYLRFASVYKSFKNAEDFESEIRAMRRQERQSY; from the coding sequence TTGCACTGTCCTTTTTGTCGCAATCCCAACTCGCGCGTTGTAGATTCGCGCGTGGTAGACGCCGGCTCAGCTATTCGCCGCCGGCGCGAGTGCTCCGAATGTGCCGGACGATTCACCACCGTTGAAAAAGCCCAACTGCTCGTGGTCAAGCGCTCCGGAGTCACTGAACCATTTAGCCGCGAGAAGGTCGTAACTGGCGTAAGACGCGCCTGCCAAGGCCGAGACGTCAGCGATGATGACCTTAAAGAACTCGCCATGGATGTTGAAGAAGCGGTGCGCAAGGTAGCTAGCTCCCAGATCGAAGCGCACAAAATTGGCGAGGCCATCCTCGAGCCTCTGCGCAAACTCGACGAGGTTGCCTACCTCCGCTTTGCCTCTGTGTATAAGTCTTTTAAAAATGCCGAAGACTTCGAAAGCGAGATTCGAGCCATGCGCCGCCAAGAGCGCCAAAGCTACTAA